Proteins from one Astatotilapia calliptera chromosome 8, fAstCal1.2, whole genome shotgun sequence genomic window:
- the LOC113027936 gene encoding uncharacterized protein LOC113027936 translates to MNRKLCPDQESEGKSGTLQTTTQMSTQQPASSLSEAAALLNSILSSAETIRTLSNATVVGQQPVASTSVDGLDSHLTSLFPSRQRSSLPMPATSTVRRECAPAPRYQTRQCFGSWTSGTRRKRAMAQQHDHFNKDVILLPTPSWGVVCKQGSKLWLHKHGHILSAFEFQKTWDNQTVVKHIKESFGERLPEDVSLEFLMACGNKLVSPKLQVGQELNGMLILKVFKTKALYVRPSRTLLSESDEDKDLYDQCDTYSQIL, encoded by the exons ATGAACAGGAAGTTGTGTCCAGACCAGGAAAGTGAAGGAAAAAGTGGTACACTTCAAACCACTACACAGATGTCTACTCAGCAACCTGCTAGTAGCCTAAGTGAAGCAGCCGCATTACTCAACAGTATATTATCCTCAGCAGAGACCATCAGAACTTTGTCAAATGCCACAGTCGTGGGGCAGCAACCTGTTGCAAGTACCAGTGTGGACGGACTGGATAGTCACTTAACATCCCTCTTTCCCTCACGTCAACGTAGCAGCTTGCCCATGCCAGCGACATCtacagtcaggagagaatgtgCACCTGCACCACGTTATCAAACTCGGCAATGCTTCGGCAGCTGGACATCAGGCACCAGAAGAAAAAG agCTATGGCCCAGCAGCATGACCATTTCAACAAAGATGTTATACTACTTCCAACTCCATCATGGGGAGTAGTGTGCAAACAAGGTTCAAAATTATGGTTACACAAACATGGGCACATCCTCAGTGCTTTTGAATTCCAGAAGACCTGGGACAACCAAACTGTCGTGAAACACATCAAGGAAAGCTTTGGTGAACGCCTTCCAGAGGATGTCAG cctCGAGTTTCTAATGGCTTGTGGCAATAAGCTGGTGTCTCCAAAGCTCCAAGTTGGTCAGGAGCTGAATGGGATGCTGATCctaaaggtttttaaaaccaAAGCCCTCTATGTAAGGCCATCAAGGACACTTTTA AGTGAAtcagatgaagacaaagatcTCTATGATCAGTGTGACACATATTCTCAAATTCTGTAA
- the LOC113027937 gene encoding G2/M phase-specific E3 ubiquitin-protein ligase-like codes for MRSLRDRDLLVHDIVMFQVIHRVQGPFQRFCEGLKTLGVLEKMRRHPDSFRPLFCYEPHMLTADQVDDLFNIHLSPEGSNRRAAEEMVVTFWRDYLQDAEEEEGPSKLQKILAFATGATAVPPIGFSPAPSIEFIHRGDGDFSSTPIFPLANTCVNCIRLPLHVSYQLFKEKFDFALGNTYGFGRV; via the exons ATGCGTTCACTAAGAGACAGGGATCTGCTGGTACATGATATTGTCATGTTTCAGGTCATCCACAGGGTTCAAGGTCCATTTCAAAG ATTTTGTGAAGGTCTGAAAACTCTTGGGGTTCTCGAGAAAATGAGGAGGCATCCAGACAGTTTTCGCCCTCTGTTCTGCTATGAGCCACATATGCTGACTGCTGACCAGGTGGATGATCTTTTCAACATTCATCTATCTCCAGAAGGAAGCAACAGAAGAGCTGCTGAGGAGATGGTTGTTACCTTCTGGAGAGACTATCTCCAAGATGCAGAAG aagaagaaggacCTTCCAAATTACAGAAGATATTGGCCTTTGCAACTGGAGCAACTGCGGTGCCACCTATTGGCTTTTCCCCAGCACCCTCGATTGAGTTCATTCATAGAGGAGACGGTGACTTCTCTTCTACACCAATTTTCCCTCTTGCCAACACGTGTGTTAACTGCATTAGGCTGCCACTGCATGTTTCATACCAGCTGTTCAAGGAGAAGTTTGATTTTGCATTAGGTAACACTTACGGTTTTGGCAGGGTATGA